A genomic region of SAR324 cluster bacterium contains the following coding sequences:
- a CDS encoding Gfo/Idh/MocA family oxidoreductase, producing MLRTAVIGVGYLGRFHAQKYAQLSNADLIGVVDSDFDRATIVAEETGTQAYRNYEDLLCEVDAVSIVVPTVHHHQITRPFLEAGVHVLLEKPIASTIAEAEDLEGLANHKQLALQIGHVQRYNVVFKEFRQAIQRPKFIENLRIAPFPKRGTDVDVILDLMIHDIDLVLAITGQLPTKVECTGVSILTPLTDLAHARLVFPDGCVASMTASRVSDKAERKMRIFQNGLYLSLDFGTGLARKLQVDLSSNLSPEDLQPENLQLERGDDLLAEIADFLKCIEQGNGPQVSAKDGRQALQVAWQLKDLLATN from the coding sequence ATGCTCCGAACTGCCGTCATCGGCGTAGGCTACCTTGGTCGATTTCATGCCCAAAAATATGCCCAACTGTCAAATGCAGATCTAATTGGTGTTGTAGATAGCGATTTCGACAGAGCCACTATTGTAGCTGAAGAGACAGGCACCCAAGCTTATCGAAATTATGAGGATTTGCTTTGTGAAGTTGATGCTGTCAGCATCGTTGTACCGACAGTCCATCATCATCAAATCACACGGCCTTTTCTGGAAGCAGGAGTTCATGTTCTCCTTGAAAAGCCGATTGCTAGTACCATAGCTGAAGCAGAGGATTTAGAGGGATTGGCAAATCATAAGCAGCTTGCACTGCAGATTGGTCATGTTCAACGCTACAACGTAGTCTTCAAAGAATTCCGCCAAGCCATCCAACGACCGAAGTTCATCGAAAATCTCAGGATTGCACCCTTCCCAAAAAGAGGCACCGATGTCGATGTGATTCTAGATTTGATGATTCATGACATTGATCTTGTGCTTGCTATCACTGGGCAACTTCCAACTAAAGTTGAGTGTACTGGAGTTTCAATCCTAACCCCCCTCACAGATCTAGCTCACGCTAGATTGGTTTTCCCTGATGGTTGCGTAGCTAGTATGACAGCCAGCCGTGTTTCCGATAAAGCAGAACGGAAGATGCGCATCTTTCAAAACGGCCTTTATCTCTCTTTGGATTTTGGAACAGGGCTGGCTCGGAAACTACAAGTGGATTTAAGTAGTAACCTGAGTCCTGAAGATCTCCAACCGGAGAACCTTCAATTGGAGCGTGGAGATGATTTACTCGCTGAAATTGCTGATTTTTTGAAATGTATAGAACAGGGTAATGGCCCTCAAGTTTCAGCGAAAGATGGTCGTCAAGCCCTGCAAGTAGCCTGGCAATTGAAAGACCTACTGGCCACAAACTAA